From Andrena cerasifolii isolate SP2316 chromosome 12, iyAndCera1_principal, whole genome shotgun sequence, a single genomic window includes:
- the LOC143375253 gene encoding B9 domain-containing protein 1 has protein sequence MSADGEFFLSITGSIEHAEFYDVNNAYCKYGFHFGPEWSVVAGVEEGLTQMCKCSSDPRNLAVWNFPLEITFKSTNPYGWPQLIMSIYGLDIFGHDVIRGYGVCHLPLKTGHHEKRVSVYVPESSSALQRFAAWLTGRRPELIDPAILASGGGRELTRMRVEGIVTVTFNVVLKDFFKLGYDNGERHRK, from the exons ATGTCGGCGGATGGTGAATTTTTTCTATCGATCACGGGCTCCATTGAGCACGCGGAATTTTACGATGTCAATAACGCCTACTGCAAGTACGGATTTCACTTTGGACCCGAATGGAGCGTGGTCGCC GGCGTTGAAGAGGGTCTGACGCAAATGTGTAAGTGCAGCAGCGATCCGCGAAACCTGGCTGTATGGAATTTCCCTCTAGAAATCACGTTTAAAAGCACCAATCCGTATGGAT GGCCACAACTGATAATGTCAATTTACGGGCTGGACATTTTCGGGCACGATGTCATCAGGGGATACGGTGTGTGCCATTTGCCGCTAAAAACTGGTCACCATGAGAAGAG GGTGTCCGTGTATGTGCCAGAGTCTTCCTCGGCGTTGCAGCGATTTGCAGCCTGGTTAACCGGCAGAAGACCGGAACTAATTGATCCAGCGATATTGGCCTCTGGCGGCGGAAGAGAAC TCACGCGCATGAGGGTCGAGGGTATTGTTACCGTAACGTTCAACGTCGTGCTCAAAGATTTCTTCAAGTTGGGCTACGACAATGGCGAGAGGCACAGGAAATAA